The Zygotorulaspora mrakii chromosome 3, complete sequence genome includes a region encoding these proteins:
- the SLM3 gene encoding tRNA-5-taurinomethyluridine 2-sulfurtransferase (similar to Saccharomyces cerevisiae SLM3 (YDL033C); ancestral locus Anc_3.158): MLSNLAKLAVKRNPIGYKPQVWPGKFDNIVIAMSSGVDSSVSAALFAGYPNAKGIYMQNWTKEQSLTDPSDEPCYERDWKDVVRVAEHLNLPVERVNFEKDYWIDVFEPMLLQYDQGLTPNPDIGCNRFVKFGKLREVLDQKYGSNNYWLVTGHYARVLADVRAGSHQHLLRSFYTKKDQSYYLSQINFDILGQLLLPMGHLTKPEVRRVADSMQLPTANKPDSQGICFVNNSQHGKFNKFLQHYLPDSTGNIVTVDESSGIKRVWGSHQGLWSYTIGQKIGLSMPQGDPRYSGAWYVAEKLRDTNELVIVRGKDHDSLLKNQVTIQNFKILGCSPEEFYDLLNSTSVRGHITMQYRSLQDPITVHSYEFTHKDKGELALKLKLESKQRAMAPGQYCCLYMGARVLGSGPITETL; encoded by the coding sequence ATGCTATCGAATCTAGCTAAATTGGCAGTTAAAAGGAATCCAATTGGATACAAACCACAAGTATGGCCTGGAAAATTTGACAACATTGTGATTGCCATGTCGTCTGGGGTGGACTCGTCCGTGTCGGCGGCACTTTTTGCTGGATATCCCAACGCCAAAGGTATTTATATGCAGAATTGGACCAAAGAACAATCTTTAACAGACCCATCAGACGAGCCATGCTATGAGAGGGATTGGAAGGATGTGGTGCGTGTCGCCGAACACTTAAACTTGCCCGTTGAAAGggtcaattttgaaaaagattacTGGATAGATGTTTTCGAACCCATGCTACTGCAATACGACCAAGGTTTGACGCCCAACCCGGATATCGGATGCAACAGATTTGTGAAATTCGGGAAGCTACGAGAAGTCTTGGATCAAAAATATGGCTCCAACAACTATTGGCTTGTCACAGGCCATTATGCAAGAGTTTTAGCTGATGTACGTGCTGGTAGTCATCAACATCTTTTGAGGAGTTTTTACACAAAGAAGGATCAAAGTTACTATCTGTCACAAATCAACTTTGATATCTTGGGACAGCTGTTGCTACCAATGGGTCATTTGACGAAACCGGAAGTGCGACGTGTTGCCGACTCGATGCAATTGCCTACAGCGAACAAACCTGATTCTCAGGGGATCTGCTTTGTAAATAACTCACAGCATGGCAAATTTAACAAGTTTCTGCAACATTACCTACCCGATTCCACTGGTAATATAGTCACCGTGGATGAGTCCAGTGGCATCAAAAGAGTGTGGGGCTCACACCAAGGCTTATGGTCATACACAATTGGACAAAAGATCGGCCTTTCAATGCCACAGGGAGATCCAAGATACTCTGGTGCGTGGTATGTAGCTGAGAAACTGAGGGACACAAACGAACTTGTCATTGTGCGAGGCAAAGATCACGACagtttgttgaaaaatcaagtcACCAttcagaatttcaaaattctaGGCTGTAGTCCAGAGGAATTTTACGACCTCCTAAATTCTACGTCGGTCAGGGGACATATCACAATGCAATATCGTTCACTTCAGGATCCAATTACTGTCCATTCGTATGAGTTTACGCATAAAGACAAGGGAGAACTTGCCCTtaaattgaaattggaaTCCAAGCAACGGGCAATGGCTCCAGGACAATACTGCTGCCTCTACATGGGAGCTAGGGTTCTAGGAAGCGGTCCAATCACTGAAACATTATGA
- the MET22 gene encoding 3'(2'),5'-bisphosphate nucleotidase (similar to Saccharomyces cerevisiae MET22 (YOL064C); ancestral locus Anc_3.157), which translates to MHTLSSHSKLVRMSFERELLVATQAVRKASLLTKRIQAQVIAHRASTTITKSDNSPVTVGDYAAQTIIINAIKANFPDDEIVGEESSKGLEDSFVSDILRELNENDKVFNAEYDVEDQKLLSNSAFPLKTIQDVKTVIDFGNSKGGNKGRIWCLDPIDGTKGFLRGEQFAVCLALIIDGNPRIGIIGCPNLSLEDYGGKDLEGHEPFGYIFRAVEGMGSFYASAAKVSSKDSTLWAKTHVRKLTSTNDMVSLEGVEKGHSSHDEQSQIKSSLGISSSLHLDSQVKYCLLALGLGDVYLRLPIKLDYQEKIWDHAAGNVIVIEAGGIHTSAMKNEPLDFGQGRTLLTKGVIASCGPEELHDLVVRTSERSISSR; encoded by the coding sequence ATGCATACACTCAGCAGTCATAGTAAGTTAGTAAGGATGTCGTTCGAGAGAGAGCTATTAGTGGCAACGCAGGCCGTCCGCAAAGCTTCGCTGTTGACAAAGAGAATTCAGGCACAGGTCATTGCTCATAGAGCTTCTACAACCATCACTAAAAGCGACAATTCGCCAGTAACTGTTGGTGATTACGCTGCTCAAACaattatcatcaatgctATCAAGGCAAATTTCccagatgatgaaattgtcGGTGAAGAATCTTCCAAAGGTCTTGAAGATTCATTTGTCAGTGATATTCTACGCGAATTGAACGAGAATGACAAGGTTTTCAATGCCGAATACGACGTCGAAGATCAGAAATTACTTTCCAATTCTGCATTTCCATTGAAGACAATTCAGGACGTGAAAACTGTTATCGATTTTGGAAACTCTAAAGGTGGCAACAAGGGCAGAATTTGGTGCTTGGATCCTATTGATGGTACCAAGGGTTTCTTAAGAGGTGAGCAATTTGCTGTTTGCCTGGCACTGATAATAGATGGTAACCCTAGAATTGGAATCATTGGCTGCCCTAATCTGAGTCTTGAAGATTATGGCGGCAAAGATCTGGAGGGCCATGAACCATTTGGATACATATTTCGTGCCGTAGAAGGCATGGGATCTTTCTATGCTTCAGCAGCTAAAGTTTCCTCTAAGGACTCTACCTTGTGGGCTAAAACACACGTGAGGAAATTGACTAGTACAAACGATATGGTTTCCTTGGAGGGTGTAGAGAAAGGTCACTCTTCTCATGACGAACAATCGCAGATCAAAAGCTCATTAGGTATTTCAAGTTCATTGCATTTAGATTCCCAAGTTAAATACTGTCTTTTGGCTTTAGGTTTAGGAGACGTGTATCTCCGTTTACCGATCAAACTCGACTACCAAGAAAAGATCTGGGACCATGCCGCTGGAAATGTCATTGTAATCGAAGCCGGGGGAATTCATACAAGCGCTATGAAGAACGAACCTTTAGATTTTGGCCAAGGGAGAACTCTACTTACAAAGGGAGTTATAGCCTCTTGCGGCCCTGAAGAACTTCATGATCTGGTCGTTAGAACTTCTGAGAGGTCGATTTCCAGTAGATGA